One Numida meleagris isolate 19003 breed g44 Domestic line chromosome 6, NumMel1.0, whole genome shotgun sequence genomic region harbors:
- the THBS1 gene encoding thrombospondin-1: MLAMGPAAVLALILLAVNGPEAKRTAESRSDDNSVFDLFELAGFSRKAAGRRAPGVHLVKGPESSSPAYRIEDASRIPAVPDSKFQDLLDIIHAEKGFILLATLRQAKKSRGTLLAVERKDGSGHVFSLVSNGKAGTLDLSLSGDGKQQLVSVEDALLATGHWKNITLFVEEDRAQLYVGCEKMENAELDIPIQNIFTRDLASSARLRIAKGGVNDNFQGLLQNVRFVFGTTLETILRNKGCSSSTSAIITLDNPMNGSSPAIRTNYIGHKTKDIQAVCGFSCDELTNMFVELQGLRSMVTTLQDRVRKVTEENELIAKVVQITPGVCIHNGILHKNKEEWTIDSCTKCTCQNSATICRKVSCPLMPCSNATVPDGECCPRCWPSDYADDGWSPWSEWTSCSVTCGNGIQQRGRSCDSLNNRCEGSSVQTRTCHLQECDKRFKQDGGWSHWSPWSSCSVTCGTGMITRIRLCNSPVPQLNGKPCEGEARETKPCQKDPCPINGNWGPWSPWDACTVTCGGGLQKRSRLCNNPEPQYGGKTCVGEAKGTQVCNKQDCPVDGCLSNPCFAGTVCTSSPDGSWKCGACPAGYHGDGIHCQDIDECKEVPDACFVFNGVHRCENTEPGYNCLPCPPRFTGSQPFGRSVEDAMANKQVCKPRNPCTDGTHDCNKNAKCNYLGHFSDPMYRCECKPGYAGNGIICGEDTDLDGWPNENLVCVANATYHCKKDNCPNLPNSGQEDYDKDGIGDACDNDDDDDGIPDDRDNCPFIYNPQQYDYDRDDVGDRCDNCPYNHNPDQTDTDNNGEGDACAVDIDGDGVLNERDNCQYVYNVDQRDTDLDGVGDQCDNCPLEHNPDQEDTDSDRIGDECDNNQDIDEDGHQNNLDNCPYVPNANQADHDKDGKGDACDHDDDNDGIPDDKDNCRLVANPDQADSDGDGRGDACKDDFDQDSVPDIDDICPENVDISETDFRRFQMIPLDPKGTSQNDPNWVVRHQGKELVQTVNCDPGLAVGFDEFNAVDFSGTFFINTERDDDYAGFVFGYQSSSRFYVVMWKQITQSYWDSTPTKAQGYSGLSIKVVNSTTGPGEHLRNALWHTGNTPGQVRTLWHDPRHIGWKDFTAYRWRLSHRPKTGFIRVVMYEGKKIMADSGPIYDKTYAGGRLGLFVFSQEMVFFSDLKYECRDP; encoded by the exons ATGCTCGCCATGGGGCCAGCCGCTGTTCTCGCCCTCATCCTCCTGGCGGTCAACGGCCCGGAAGCCAAGCGCACGGCAG AGTCCAGGAGTGATGATAACAGCGTCTTTGATCTCTTTGAACTCGCTGGCTTTTCTCGCAAGGCAGCTGGGCGCCGGGCACCTGGGGtgcacctggtgaaggggccAGAGTCCTCCAGCCCTGCTTACCGCATTGAAGATGCCAGTCGCATCCCTGCTGTCCCTGACTCCAAGTTCCAAGACTTGTTAGATATCATCCATGCTGAGAAGGGCTTCATCCTTCTGGCCACTCTCCGGCAAGCCAAGAAGAGCAGAGGCACGCTGCTGGCTGTGGAACGGAAGGATGGCTCTGGTCATGTCTTCAGTCTAGTTTCAAATGGCAAGGCAGGCACCTTGGACCTGAGTCTCTCCGGTGATGGCAAGCAGCAGTTAGTGTCCGTAGAGGATGCCTTGTTAGCTACAGGACATTGGAAGAACATCACCTTGTTTGTGGAAGAAGACCGGGCTCAGCTTTATGTGGGGTGTGAGAAAATGGAGAATGCTGAACTGGACATTCCCATCCAAAACATCTTCACCAGAGACCTGGCCAGCAGTGCCAGGCTCCGTATTGCCAAAGGGGGAGTCAATGACAACTTCCAG GGACTGTTGCAGAATGTGCGGTTCGTGTTTGGAACGACTCTGGAAACTATCCTGAGGAACAAAGGCTGCTCCAGCT CCACTAGTGCAATCATTACTTTGGACAACCCCATGAATGGTTCCAGCCCAGCTATCCGCACTAATTACATTGGACATAAAACAAAGGACATTCAAGCAGTCTGTGGCTTTTCCTGTGATGAATTAACTAACATGTTTGTGGAACTGCAAGGGCTACGGTCCATGGTTACAACACTTCAAGACAGAGTTCGCAAAGTG actgaagaaaatgaactgatTGCCAAAGTGGTCCAGATCACTCCTGGAGTATGCATTCATAATGGGATCTTGcacaaaaataaggaagaatgGACTATTGACAGCTGCACTAAATGTACTTGCCAG AATTCTGCCACTATATGCCGGAAAGTGTCTTGTCCTCTCATGCCTTGTTCTAATGCCACTGTGCCTGATGGGGAGTGCTGTCCCCGATGCTGGC CTAGCGACTATGCAGATGATGGATGGTCTCCTTGGTCTGAATGGACTTCATGTTCAGTGACATGTGGGAATGGGATTCAGCAGAGAGGGCGTTCCTGTGACAGTCTCAACAACCGCTGCGAAGGGTCTTCTGTGCAGACTCGGACTTGCCACCTTCAGGAGTGTGATAAGAGAT TTAAACAGGATGGTGGCTGGAGCCACTGGTCACCATGGTCATCATGTTCTGTCACTTGTGGCACGGGCATGATCACTAGAATTCGCCTCTGCAACTCTCCAGTACCACAGCTGAATGGCAAGCCTTGTGAGGGTGAGGCAAGAGAAACTAAGCCCTGCCAGAAAGATCCTTGCCCAA TTAATGGCAACTGGGGACCATGGTCTCCATGGGATGCTTGCACAGTGACATGTGGAGGAGGACTTCAGAAACGCAGCCGTCTCTGCAATAATCCTGAGCCTCAGTACGGTGGGAAGACCTGTGTAGGTGAGGCTAAAGGAACTCAGGTTTGCAACAAACAGGACTGTCCAGTTG ATGGGTGTCTGTCTAATCCCTGCTTTGCGGGAACTGTGTGTACAAGCTCCCCTGATGGTTCTTGGAAGTGTGGTGCCTGTCCTGCTGGCTACCATGGTGATGGTATCCACTGCCAAGATATTGATGAG TGCAAAGAAGTTCCTGATGCCTGCTTTGTCTTCAATGGAGTGCACAGGTGTGAGAATACTGAACCCGGATACAACTGTCTGCCTTGTCCACCACGTTTCACTGGGTCACAGCCATTTGGTCGCAGTGTTGAGGATGCCATGGCAAACAAACAG GTCTGCAAGCCACGTAATCCATGCACAGATGGAACACACGATTGCAACAAGAATGCCAAATGCAACTATCTTGGCCACTTCAGTGACCCAATGTATCGTTGTGAATGTAAACCAGGCTATGCTGGCAATGGCATAATTTGCGGAGAAGATACTGACTTGGATGGATGGCCAAATGAGAACCTTGTCTGTGTTGCCAATGCCACTTACCACTGTAAAAAA GATAACTGCCCTAATCTCCCCAACTCTGGGCAGGAAGACTATGATAAAGATGGGATTGGTGATGCCTGTGATAATGACGATGATGACGATGGTATTCCTGATGACCGG GACAACTGCCCATTCATCTACAACCCACAGCAGTATGACTATGACAGGGATGATGTTGGTGACCGTTGCGATAACTGCCCCTACAATCACAACCCTGATCAGACTGACACTGACAACAATGGAGAAGGAGATGCATGTGCAGTGGACATTGATGGAGATG GGGTCCTCAATGAAAGGGACAACTGCCAATATGTCTACAATGTAGACCAGAGGGATACAGACTTGGATGGTGTTGGAGATCAGTGTGACAACTGTCCACTGGAACATAATCCTGACCAG gaagatACTGACTCTGACCGTATAGGTGATGAGTGTGACAACAACCAGGACATAGATGAAGATGGTCATCAAAATAATCTTGATAACTGCCCTTATGTGCCCAATGCCAATCAAGCTGATCATGACAAGGATGGAAAAGGTGATGCTTGTGACCATGATGATGACAATGATGGTATTCCTGATGACAAAGATAACTGCAGATTGGTTGCCAACCCAGATCAAGCAGATTCTGATG GTGATGGACGTGGAGATGCTTGCAAAGATGACTTTGACCAAGACAGTGTACCAGATATTGATGACATATGCCCTGAAAACGTGGACATCAGTGAGACTGACTTCCGAAGGTTTCAGATGATTCCCTTGGATCCCAAAGGAACATCCCAAAATGATCCAAACTGGGTTGTACGTCACCAGGGTAAAGAACTGGTTCAGACAGTCAACTGTGACCCTGGCCTTGCAGTTG GTTTTGATGAATTCAATGCTGTGGACTTCAGTGGCACCTTCTTTATCAATACAGAAAGGGATGATGATTATGCTGGCTTTGTATTTGGCTACCAATCTAGCAGTCGTTTCTATGTTGTCATGTGGAAGCAGATTACTCAGTCTTACTGGGACTCCACACCAACCAAAGCTCAAGGCTACTCAGGTCTCTCCATCAAGGTTGTGAATTCCACCACAGGTCCAGGAGAACACCTTCGTAATGCTCTGTGGCACACAGGAAACACTCCTGGCCAG GTGAGAACTTTGTGGCATGACCCTCGTCACATAGGCTGGAAAGACTTCACTGCATACAGATGGCGCCTTAGCCATAGACCAAAGACTGGCTTCATCAG AGTTGTAATGTatgaggggaagaaaatcaTGGCCGACTCAGGACCAATCTATGATAAAACCTATGCTGGGGGTCGTCTAGGATTATTTGTCTTCTCTCAAGAAATGGTGTTCTTCTCAGATCTTAAATATGAATGCAGAG atccATAA